Proteins encoded by one window of Balneola sp.:
- a CDS encoding PKD domain-containing protein has product MKKILVSTLLSLLSISLVVATEECYFAPTATITNTPSGLSFRDGTEIVFSGETSTPNNCSGYITTYQWTIEGSTYTGPTKTHTFNLPANVHEQSYTVSLKVWNNISLTNTTSITVTIKRPQRVYFLKDHIGNVRTSVDVDGNVLGYDDYYPFGLQMDGRSNNSSNPNDDYKFTGHEQDDEASLTMVHMNARGYDPLLGRFNQMDPLMEFSSSYTYVGNNPLNYTDPTGMSSCGSSYVTFCGQDGEIYASPEAKAQADNQAIVDGLRTLVEKNKNGQTGSNQSSQSSSIENDTPESSEVPSQQTVPEFGPNPYFGEMEYFEGDLITFGLQLMWLLSHPGKEEGVAVELAAYLLEDENGNFSLVIFNPATYGNTSRSGSFYLPNYDGSNTTYRDRHVIAFIHTHPGWNVNGNIVAGGNAPSDTDLATARKFNMQGFILGQRGVSHFSAQGRSSFLGSRESFFQGNRFLEEAIKRYR; this is encoded by the coding sequence ATGAAAAAGATATTAGTAAGTACCTTGCTTAGCCTTCTTTCAATTTCCCTGGTTGTTGCTACCGAAGAATGCTACTTTGCCCCCACGGCAACCATTACCAATACTCCTTCCGGGCTTAGCTTTAGAGACGGCACCGAGATTGTATTTTCCGGGGAAACCAGTACGCCAAACAACTGTAGTGGATATATCACCACCTACCAATGGACCATTGAAGGGAGTACGTATACCGGTCCCACAAAAACCCACACCTTTAACTTACCTGCCAATGTACATGAGCAAAGTTATACCGTCTCATTAAAAGTGTGGAACAACATTAGCCTAACCAATACCACAAGCATTACGGTAACCATCAAACGCCCGCAGCGGGTGTACTTCCTTAAAGATCACATTGGTAATGTGCGCACCAGTGTAGATGTAGATGGGAATGTACTAGGCTACGATGATTACTATCCCTTTGGGCTACAAATGGACGGGCGCTCCAATAACTCCTCCAACCCAAATGATGATTACAAATTCACCGGGCATGAGCAGGACGACGAAGCCAGCCTGACGATGGTACACATGAATGCCCGGGGTTATGATCCACTCCTAGGCCGCTTCAACCAAATGGATCCGTTAATGGAGTTCTCCTCCTCGTACACCTATGTAGGAAATAACCCCCTCAACTACACCGACCCAACCGGAATGAGTTCGTGTGGTTCTTCCTATGTAACCTTTTGTGGGCAGGATGGAGAGATTTATGCTAGTCCTGAAGCCAAAGCACAGGCAGACAATCAAGCCATAGTTGATGGGCTACGAACACTAGTAGAAAAAAATAAAAATGGCCAAACTGGTAGTAATCAATCATCTCAATCAAGTTCGATTGAAAACGATACTCCTGAGAGTTCTGAAGTACCTAGTCAACAAACTGTACCCGAATTTGGGCCTAATCCATATTTTGGAGAGATGGAATATTTTGAAGGTGATCTAATTACTTTTGGCTTGCAACTAATGTGGTTACTATCTCATCCAGGTAAAGAAGAAGGTGTTGCTGTAGAGTTGGCTGCATATCTTCTCGAGGATGAAAACGGTAATTTTAGTTTGGTAATTTTCAATCCCGCTACATATGGTAATACTTCGAGAAGTGGTAGTTTTTATCTGCCGAATTACGACGGAAGCAATACAACCTATAGAGACCGTCATGTAATTGCATTTATACATACACACCCAGGATGGAATGTAAATGGAAATATCGTAGCTGGAGGAAATGCTCCATCTGATACGGATCTTGCTACAGCAAGAAAATTTAACATGCAGGGTTTTATATTAGGACAAAGAGGAGTAAGTCATTTTTCAGCACAAGGTAGGTCCAGTTTTCTTGGGAGCAGAGAATCCTTCTTTCAAGGTAATCGATTCTTAGAAGAAGCAATCAAAAGATATAGGTGA
- a CDS encoding DUF3047 domain-containing protein: MKFLKSFIWLAFVFATTASFAFSQDAISIPVTEFNPEQLEEYVENPKWSILSLPRRDKTTYTLVEMNDRTAIKGESKNSASGLIYKVDIDPNEYPIIEWSWKVDDVLEQGNYKTKDGDDYAARIYITFDYSKRKLKFGDRVKYEAIRTFTRYKIPLRALNYVWANKAETETIAPNAYTNWVYMVAVQSGKNESGDWKFESRNIVEDYKAAFGEEPPRISGVAIMTDSDNTKAESKGYYGDIVFRSLPLNDN; this comes from the coding sequence ATGAAATTTCTAAAGAGCTTTATCTGGTTAGCGTTTGTTTTTGCTACCACTGCTTCTTTTGCATTTTCTCAAGATGCAATATCTATCCCGGTTACTGAATTCAACCCGGAACAACTAGAGGAGTATGTGGAAAATCCTAAGTGGTCAATTCTATCTCTTCCCCGAAGAGATAAAACAACCTACACCCTTGTTGAGATGAACGATCGTACAGCTATTAAGGGAGAAAGTAAGAACAGTGCCTCTGGCCTTATATATAAGGTAGATATAGATCCTAACGAATATCCAATTATAGAATGGAGCTGGAAAGTAGATGATGTACTAGAACAAGGGAACTACAAAACAAAAGATGGGGATGACTATGCAGCCAGAATTTATATCACCTTTGATTATAGCAAACGAAAGTTAAAATTCGGTGACCGGGTCAAATATGAAGCCATACGAACTTTTACCAGGTATAAAATTCCGCTCCGGGCTCTTAACTATGTATGGGCAAATAAAGCCGAGACAGAAACCATTGCTCCCAACGCATATACAAATTGGGTATATATGGTAGCCGTACAATCCGGAAAAAATGAAAGTGGCGATTGGAAATTTGAATCCAGAAATATAGTGGAGGATTACAAAGCAGCTTTTGGCGAAGAACCTCCAAGAATTTCAGGAGTAGCTATTATGACCGATTCCGATAATACAAAGGCGGAAAGTAAAGGGTATTATGGTGATATCGTGTTTAGAAGCCTGCCCCTGAACGATAACTGA